One Mugil cephalus isolate CIBA_MC_2020 chromosome 10, CIBA_Mcephalus_1.1, whole genome shotgun sequence genomic window carries:
- the LOC125014504 gene encoding D(2)-like dopamine receptor, producing the protein MLGQCGENEDAEVNSLKLEMGSEPSPARESGNNTVWKEYIDITFVVINSLILLITAAVGMAANIFVILAVYRQKSLQTSNNALVVNLAVIDVLRCVIDCPLLLTINVTVYQRGRGDDLICEAQLAFFAFSCCVQLLTLACLSAERYQAIVQPFKASQRKRRITVLIPVTWTSALVVAVFCLMFLRDSPVHVRCLGLQKETLATYDSFGLFMLFPLWAVCFSVIIGFYAGIFSHVRSHNCKIFDKGTFPVPKTDTTEDKQKKEPTTVLENDKSEDNQALSGSVAQKPPEPDSSLKNLATPVINSAKPPPRASVDSEINKEKKITVEKSDLKMEQPHPFGVQTEEKPVKPDGSIFGASSGDANVKSSTSKIQTVLSNPSTDEQSKERPTADKATKEVGPHDYSSTQAGNPESNSVLPTEQTQANNSSSNGGDTLAVSTPGQEPSLTPVSSDAPEAEAINQHVAVEGAVCMMPSKASRERASKKKESKLAKRAGYIIITFLLFWLPLITTILLNIPINQRKNAQLYFQILIIEDVEILSVSIACITSLSDPIIYAAVNPQFRTEFNRLKNSLKSTFKKE; encoded by the exons ATGTTGGGTCAGTGCGGAGAGAATGAAGACGCCGAAGTAAACTCTTTGAAGCTGGAGATGGGAAGCGAGCCCTCGCCGGCACGGGAGTCTGGGAACAACACCGTTTGGAAGGAGTACATCGACATCACCTTTGTCGTGATTAACAGTTTGATTCTGTTAATCACTGCTGCTGTGGGAATGGCAGCAAACATTTTTGTCATACTGGCAGTGTATCGCCAAAAATCGCTGCAAACCTCCAATAACGCTCTGGTGGTGAATCTGGCTGTTATAGACGTTCTGCGATGCGTAATCGACTGCCCCCTTCTGTTAACCATCAATGTGACCGTGTATCAAAGAGGACGAGGGGACGACTTGATCTGCGAGGCACAGTTGGCCTTCTTTGCTTTCAGCTGCTGTGTCCAGTTGTTAACGTTGGCATGCCTAAGCGCAGAGAGATACCAGGCCATTGTGCAACCCTTCAAAGCTAGTCAACGAAAAAGACGGATTACCGTGCTGATCCCTGTCACATGGACCTCGGCTCTTGTGGTGGCTGTTTTTTGTCTGATGTTTTTGAGGGACTCACCGGTGCACGTGAGATGCCTCGGACTACAGAAAGAAACCTTAGCTACCTATGACAGCTTTGGACTTTTCATGCTGTTCCCGCTGTGGGCGGTTTGCTTCAGTGTCATCATTGGATTCTATGCTGGCATATTTTCCCACGTGAGATCGCACAATTGTAAAATATTTGACAAAGGAACTTTTCCTGTTCCTAAAACTGACACAACAGAAGATAAGCAAAAGAAAGAACCAACCACGGTTTTGGAAAATGATAAATCGGAGGATAACCAAGCGTTGAGTGGAAGCGTTGCTCAGAAACCTCCTGAACCAGATTCATCTCTGAAGAATCTTGCGACTCCTGTGATAAACTCAGCTAAACCTCCACCGCGTGCCTCTGTCGATTCAGAGattaacaaagaaaagaaaatcacagtgGAGAAAAGTGACTTAAAAATGGAGCAACCGCACCCTTTTGGAGTGCAGACTGAGGAGAAACCTGTAAAACCAGATGGGTCCATCTTTGGTGCATCAAGTGGAGACGCAAATGTCAAGAGCTCAACCTCAAAGATTCAGACGGTGTTAAGCAATCCAAGCACAGACGAGCAGTCCAAAGAAAGGCCGACCGCCGACAAAGCAACCAAAGAAGTAGGACCCCACGATTACTCATCTACGCAGGCAGGGAATCCTGAATCAAATTCTGTATTACCGACTGAGCAGACGCAAgctaacaacagcagcagcaatggAGGAGACACGCTGGCTGTTTCTACACCAGGTCAAGAGCCTTCATTAACTCCAGTCTCAAGCGATGCCCCAGAAGCTGAAGCTATAAACCAGCATGTGGCGGTAGAAGGTGCTGTTTGCATGATGCCTTCAAAAGcaagcagagagagagcgagcaaaaagaaagaaagcaaattGGCCAAGCGTGCTGGCTACATAATCATtactttccttttattttggcTACCGCTGATCACAACTATCCTGCTGAACATTCCCATTAACCAGAGGAAGAATGCACAG TTATATTTTCAGATACTGATCATTGAGGATGTGGAGATCCTGTCGGTGTCTATTGCCTGCATCACATCGCTGAGTGACCCAATAATATATGCCGCGGTGAACCCTCAGTTTCGGACAGAGTTTAATCGTTTGAAAAACAGTCTTAAATCCACATTCAAGAAGGAATGA